The following coding sequences lie in one Crassostrea angulata isolate pt1a10 chromosome 10, ASM2561291v2, whole genome shotgun sequence genomic window:
- the LOC128166982 gene encoding B9 domain-containing protein 1-like, translated as MSQSSVFLLMVGGQIESAEFPDFDDIYCKYCFTFGPDWLVTSGLDEGLTQVTKKSRDDRQQFVWNFPLDITFKTTNPFGWPQLIVHAYGIDAFGTDVVRGYGVTHVPITPGRHKIRIPMFVPESSSQLQKLTAWILGRRPEYVDVRVLAQGEGREVTRVRSQGFLTVSFNVVMKDMKKLGYDVIPSEMSTSVIPESVGPNSGGTTET; from the exons ATGTCACAGAGCTCGGTGTTTCTTTTAATGGTTGGAGGGCAGATTGAATCAGCAGAG TTTCCAGATTTTGATGACATATATTGCAAATACTGCTTCACGTTTGGACCGGATTGGCTAGTTACATCA gGATTGGATGAAGGCCTGACACAAGTCACAAAGAAAAGTCGAGATGACAGGCAACAGTTTGTCTGGAATTTTCCTCTGGATATAACATTTAAAACCACTAATCCATTTGGTT GGCCACAGTTGATAGTCCATGCTTATGGCATTGATGCATTTGGGACGGATGTTGTGAGGGGATATGGAGTCACTCACGTACCCATCACACCCGGAAG GCACAAGATTCGCATTCCAATGTTTGTACCCGAGTCCTCCTCCCAACTTCAGAAATTAACAGCGTGGATCCTTGGGCGACGCCCCGAGTATGTGGATGTCAGGGTGCTGGCCCAGGGAGAGGGAAGAGAAG TAACCAGAGTGAGATCGCAGGGCTTCCTGACAGTGTCATTTAATGTTGTGATGAAAGACATGAAAAAACTAGGCTACGACGTCATTCCATCTGAAATGTCCACCTCAGTGATTCCAGAATCTGTGGGGCCCAACAGTGGGGGGACAACGGAAACATGA
- the LOC128166983 gene encoding transmembrane protein 14C-like has translation MCSTEIEGDKLTLPRLLSISHYRNKMGGVDIVSLAYSVTVTAGGLMGYVRAGSIPSLVAGLAFGSLMGYGTYQTSNDPQNVNLSLVTSGLLAGVMGYRFFNSGKFMPAGLVFGLSLLMVARFGYRIASRT, from the exons ATGTGCTCAACAGAAATAGAGGGTGACAAATTAACCCTCCCCCGTCTACTTTCGATTTCACATTACAGGAACAAAATGGGTGGTGTGGATATTGTGAGCCTTGCATATTCCGTGACTGTAACAGCTGGAGGGCTGATGGGATATGTGAGGGCAG GGAGTATCCCCTCTTTGGTTGCTGGTCTTGCCTTTGGAAGTTTGATGGGGTACGGTACTTATCAGACCTCCAACGACCCACAAAACGTCAACCTGTCTCTGG tGACGAGTGGATTGCTGGCTGGTGTGATGGGATACAGGTTTTTCAACTCTGGAAAGTTCATGCCTGCTGGTCTTGTATTTGGCTTGAG TTTGCTGATGGTTGCCAGATTTGGATACAGAATTGCTTCAAGAACTTAA
- the LOC128167660 gene encoding uncharacterized protein LOC128167660, with the protein MLMSKLALVLLLVYHVNCAMRSCGELVVKHGLKTQVVYPNIGEEGNLEAIFDEKFKVDVSNTGPAVIGSQIDFLAELSTDVIVTDKKRFLYHWMNDADNNERLEATNNYKSNISSYIFDSDLILPNKYKMKVCVYKRHKEFYVKVAENYTLFELTASLNGIAHLYQNLTYNKTQSSVFCTDRTMQYSVNLTDKFPTAPTFWFKWFIDGRHIETEENRNFFEFVHNKTGLCTLTVEVTMDSFGKHKTLKRSWLKHIYFEEEIQTVEIMSASEMVTNKPFTLNVTYDGSDVTVCWRIVDLNNNSVVNRSCDQPLSGGWFLTPEISLSQGQYIVQVNVTNDVSAVSGQSRVLSVYNGGGASETLSTLVVPVVFSMLGLVVVVAGAAYVVRLRKKSNVEVANFDFHPDMDSSGSQIFSRFRRGLSSFFQRNEYIRRHRLAKYQRTSAKSYGAVEEL; encoded by the exons ATGTTAATGTCAAAACTTGCACTGGTACTGCTCTTGGTTTACCATGTAAACTGTGCCATGCGAAGCTGTGGTGAACTTGTTGTAAAACACGGTTTGAAAACACAAGTTGTGTATCCAAACATCGGTGAAGAGGGAAACCTTGAAGCTATATTTG ATGAGAAGTTTAAGGTTGATGTATCAAACACGGGACCAGCAGTGATTGGGTCACAGATTGATTTCCTGGCTGAGTTGTCGACAGATGTCATTGTGACAGACAAGAAGCGCTTTCTGTACCACTGGATGAACGACGCCGACAACAATGAGCGTCTGGAAGCAACCAACAACTACAAGAGCAACATTTCTTCCTACATATTTGATTCAGACCTCATACTGcccaataaatacaaaatgaaagtGTGTGTCTACAAAAGGCACAAGGAGTTTTATGTGAAGGTTGCAGAGAACTATACACTGTTTGAATTAACAG ccTCCCTAAACGGAATAGCCCACCTTTATCAAAATCTCACCTATAATAAAACACAATCTAGTGTATTCTGCACAGACAGAACAATGCAATACAGTGTTAACTTAACAGACAAGTTTCCTACTGCACCAACATTCTGGTTTAAATGGTTCATTGATGGACGGCATATTGAAACAGAAGAAAACAGGAACTTCTTCGAGTTTGTTCACAACAAAACTGGATTATGTACACTCACCGTTGAGGTTACCATGGATTCTTTTGGAAAGCACAAAACCTTAAAAAGAAGCTGGcttaaacacatttattttgaag aagagATTCAGACCGTTGAGATCATGTCTGCCTCTGAGATGGTCACAAATAAACCATTTACCCTCAATGTCACTTATGATGGAAG TGATGTGACCGTGTGTTGGAGGATTGTGGATCTCAACAACAACAGTGTAGTCAACAGGTCATGTGACCAGCCCCTGTCAGGAGGGTGGTTCCTGACCCCGGAGATTTCCCTGTCTCAGGGCCAGTATATTGTCCAGGTCAATGTGACCAATGATGTGAGTGCTGTGAGCGGACAGAGTCGGGTGCTGTCTGTATATAATGGTGGAG GAGCATCAGAGACTTTGTCCACGTTAGTGGTGCCTGTGGTTTTCAGCATGCTGGGCCTGGTTGTGGTGGTGGCTGGCGCCGCGTACGTAGTGCGACTCCGCAAGAAATCAAACGTGGAGGTTGCGAACTTTGACTTCCATCCTGATATGGATTCCTCGGGGTCACAGATCTTTAGTAGGTTCAGGAGGGGCTTGAGCAGTTTTTTTCAGCGCAATGAGTACATAAGGAGACACAGACTTGCCAAATATCAAAGAACATCCGCAAAATCATACGGGGCAGTCGAAGAATTGTGA
- the LOC128166735 gene encoding probable E3 ubiquitin-protein ligase HERC4 — translation MIGVFGWGRSNDGQLSIGVSEETSILSPKEVSRLQELDIKEISCGEKHTLIVTKDGKLYSCGSNEYGELGHSKPRSRAELVSSLSSMQVIQAAGGSEFSLVITTAGEVFSWGRNDKGQLGRGKLSKEEERKPKLMKSLAVCTVVQITCGANHCLALTDDGRLFSWGCNKYGQLGLGSGHSFHDTPQQIVCLRGIPIAQIASGGNHSFILTWSRAVFGWGKNSFGQLGLNDEHDKSHPTLCKSLRNQKVMYISCGEDHTVALTKEGGVFSFGAGGFGQLGHNSTQNEILPKRVMELMGSVISQVACGRRHTVAFSPSSGKMYAFGSGGSGQLGLGDTSARNSPFPILSPNFPSTGRRLSQVMDHDGSLYLVKHLYSGGDHCLLLARNAEMGGEPDDFREVDPSTQITILTAEKCEKIKSLQPDVITPSELVDDVLKIFSSSACLNASFLLKNDEHFGCSSKNNGLDMDNVRKLMNRIADAKNVNIIQQITESIENRLLRSLPPSPPDVEALRVYLILPEFHLLYEPKFFSTLIGPFGKSIVGLEKAASRVLDIWWGSLKPRFFKRILGIFKQTALLILRLPNLPATSNMEVMIRFESLKASLEVLKKLNNVNDYNGQIIPYDNFYIPEVTDIVDIRKDYVNWVHRGKTLPSPQLHFCDYPFIFDASAKSVLLQTDACMQMQSAYEEVQRRNFQNLFLPIDPINPMLILHVTRHNIVTDTLQQLSRQGPADLKKPLKVIFVNEEAIDEGGVRKEFFLLLMKEILDPKYGMFKFFEESRLQWFNPNSFEDKQMFHLIGAVCGLAIYNSTIIGLSFPLALYKKLLNRKTTLEDLMELMPSVGRGMHDLLDYEGDDVEDVFCLTFEITVESFGEVQHKPLVEGGSDRPVTKDNRQEYIDAYVDYLFNKSVEDHFSAFSDGFHKVCGGKVLELFHPQELQAMVIGNENYDFHEFEKNTEYKGEYYRQHPTIRLFWEVFHELTIQLKKKFLLFLTGSDRIPILGMKAVKMIIQPTHGGNSYLPVAHTCFNLLDLPKYQDYRTMKEKLCMAIEQTEGFGIV, via the exons ATGATAGGGGTATTCGGCTGGGGCAGAAGTAATGATGGACAACTGTCTATCGGAGTTTCGGAGGAGACAAGCATTCTCTCCCCTAAGGAAGTGTCTCGCCTCCAGGAGCTGGACATTAAGGAGATCAGCTGTGGAGAGAAGCACACTCTCATTGTCACCAAGGATGGGAAGCTTTACTCGTGTGGCAGTAACGAGTATGGAGAACTGGGTCACAGTAAACCAAGGTCTCGGGCAG AGTTGGTGAGTTCTCTGAGCAGTATGCAGGTCATACAGGCGGCAGGAGGGTCCGAGTTCAGTCTGGTGATTACGACTGCGGGGGAGGTGTTCAGTTGGGGCAGGAACGACAAAGGACAGCTGGGGCGAGGAAAACTATCTAAGGAAGAGGAAAGGAAACCAAA ACTGATGAAGAGCCTTGCTGTGTGTACAGTGGTACAGATAACATGCGGAGCCAATCATTGCCTGGCACTCACCGATG ATGGTCGTCTGTTTTCTTGGGGTTGTAATAAATACGGCCAGTTAGGACTTGGCTCAGGTCACTCATTCCATGATACTCCCCAGCAAATTGTCTGTCTGCGGGGCATACCTATAGCACAGATTGCTTCGGGGGGTAACCATAGCTTTATACTGACCTGGTCCAGAGCAGTGTTTGGATGGGGCAAAAACAG ttTTGGACAGCTTGGTTTAAATGATGAGCATG aTAAAAGTCATCCCACTTTATGCAAGTCTCTGAGGAACCAGAAGGTCATGTACATCTCTTGTGGGGAAGACCACACTGTGGCCTTGACCAAG GAAGGTGGTGTTTTCTCATTTGGGGCAGGGGGTTTTGGGCAGTTGGGACACAACTCCACTCAGAACGAGATCTTACCTAAACGGGTGATGGAGCTGATGGGGAGTGTCATATCTCAGGTCGCATGTGGAAG GCGACACACAGTAGCGTTTTCTCCGTCCAGTGGTAAGATGTATGCATTTGGATCAGGAGGATCCGGACAGCTTGGATTAGGGGATACCTCAGCTCGTAACTCTCCGTTTCCAATCCTGAGTCCAAATTTTCCCAGCACAGGGCGGCGATTGTCTCAAGTCATGGACCATGACGGCTCGTTATACCTGGTCAAGCATCTGTACAGCGGGGGAGATCATTGCCTACTACTGGCCAGGAATGCGGAG ATGGGTGGAGAGCCAGATGATTTCAGGGAGGTTGACCCCAGTACCCAGATAACAATCCTGACCGCTGAGAAATGTGAAAAGATCAAATCTCTACAGCCGGATGTCATCACACCATCAGAACTCGTCGA tgatgttttgaaaatattttcaagttCTGCATGTTTGAATGCATCATTTTTACTGAA AAATGATGAACATTTCGGCTGTAGCAGTAAGAATAATGGCTTAGACATGGACAATGTCAGGAAGCTGATGAACCGAATCGCTGACGCTAAAAATGTGAACATCATTCAGCAG ATAACAGAGAGCATTGAGAACCGCCTGTTGAGGTCTCTCCCTCCCTCACCCCCCGACGTGGAGGCTCTCAGAGTCTACCTCATTCTGCCAGAATTCCATTTGTTATACGAACCCAAATTCTTCTCAACTCTGATTGGTCCATTTGGGAAGTCTATAGTAGGATTAGAAAAGGCAGCATCAAGAGTGCTAG atataTGGTGGGGATCTCTAAAGCCAAggttttttaaaaggattttaggG ATCTTCAAACAGACAGCATTATTAATTCTTCGTCTGCCAAATCTCCCTGCCACTAGCAATATGGAA GTGATGATTCGTTTTGAAAGTTTGAAGGCTTCATTAGAGGTtctgaaaaaattaaacaatgtcAATGACTATAATGGTCAAATAATTCCTTATGACAACTTCTACATACCAGAGGTTACAGATATTGTTGACATTAGAAAAGATTACGTCAACTGGGTTCACAGGGGGAAAACTCTACCATCG CCCCAGCTGCATTTCTGTGATTATCCATTTATATTTGATGCGTCTGCTAAAAGTGTTCTTCTACAGACAGATGCCTGCATGCAAATGCAG TCTGCATACGAAGAAGTTCAGAGACGAAATTTCCAGAATCTGTTTCTTCCTATTGATCCAATAAACCCCATGTTGATATTACACGTGACGCGACATAACATTGTAACGGATACGCTTCAACAACTGTCTCGTCAAGGACCAGCTGATCTCAAGAAACCACTCAAG GTGATATTTGTTAATGAGGAGGCCATCGATGAAGGTGGAGTCAGAAAG GAGTTCTTTCTGCTATTGATGAAAGAAATACTTGATCCCAAATATGGAATGTTTAAATTCTTTGAGGAATCAAGACTGCAATGGTTCAACCCTAAC TCTTTTGAGGACAAACAAATGTTTCATCTGATTGGTGCTGTTTGTGGACTGGCAATATATAACTCCACCATTATTGGTCTCAGCTTTCCCCTGGCGCTGTACAAAAAACTGCTCAATAG AAAAACAACATTAGAAGACTTGATGGAGTTGATGCCTTCAGTTGGCAG AGGTATGCATGACCTCTTAGATTATGAAGGAGATGATGTAGAAGATGTGTTCTGCTTAACTTTTGAG ATTACAGTAGAGAGTTTTGGAGAAGTTCAACATAAACCTCTTGTAGAGGGTGGATCGGATAGGCCGGTAACCAAAGATAACAG ACAGGAGTACATAGATGCCTATGTAGACTATTTATTCAACAAATCAGTGGAGGACCATTTCAGTGCTTTTAGCGACGGCTTCCACAAAGTTTGTGGGGGAAAAGTTCTG gAACTTTTCCATCCACAAGAACTACAGGCCATGGTAATAGGAAATGAAAACTATGATTTCCATGAATTTGAAAAg AACACGGAATACAAGGGAGAGTACTACCGACAACATCCCACGATCCGACTCTTCTGGGAGGTGTTCCACGAGCTGACCATTCAGCTCAAAAAGAAGTTCTTAT TATTTTTGACTGGGAGTGACCGGATTCCAATCCTGGGAATGAAGGCGGTGAAGATGATCATCCAGCCCACCCACGGTGGGAACAGCTACCTCCCCGTCGCCCACACATGTTTTAATCTGTTAGACCTCCCCAAGTACCAGGACTATCGGACCATGAAAGAGAAGCTCTGTATGGCCATAGAACAGACCGAGGGATTCGGGATTGTGTAA